Genomic DNA from Bacteroidales bacterium:
ACTGCTTGTGCTAAAGATAAATATAAAGAAAAAATCGAAGTATTAACCGCAAACTATACTATTTAATATTAAATATTTTTGCACCTTTCGTTTGTCATTTATTGCACTTTTTGTTTGGCAGTTTATACATAACGAAAAAAGTAGTGTTGCAATAAAAAAAATTCCATTACATCTTAGCCTTTTTTATACCTTTGTGCATTCATTTTAATGTATGCAAGAAAAATATACCATTGAAGTTTGCTTTACGCCGGCATTGTATCATTTGTATGATAATCCAGAGAATACGGTCGTAATAGTTGATGTTTTAAGAGCAACCTCCTCCATTTGTGCTGCATTCGCTGCCGGTGCAAAAAAAATATTGCCTGTTGCAACCGTTGAACAAGCACGCGAAGTTAAACAGCAAGGTTATATCTTAGCCGCCGAACGCGATGGTAAAGTACTTGAATTTGCCGACTTTGGCAACTCACCCGACCTTTTTACTCCCGAACGAGTAAAAGATAAAGTGATAGCTTACAGCACTACCAACGGCACACAAGCCATACAAATGGCATCGAAAGCTAAACAAATATTAATCGGCTCATTTACAAACTTATCAACTGTTATAGATTATTTAATACAACACCCCACGCCTGTACTTTTTCTTTGTTCGGGGTGGAAAAATAAATTTAACCTTGAAGATAGCCTATGTGTTGGAGCCATGGCCAATAAACTTTTGGAATCGGGTAAATATAAAACTATATGCGACAGCACTCACGCTGCCATAGACTTATGGAAGATAGCCGAACCCAATTTAATGGCATATTTAGAAAAAGCCTCGCACCGACACCGTTTAAAAAGTATAGTCGATGACCGAATTATACGCTATTGCCACACCATCGATTTAGTTAAGGTTTTACCTGCTTTTAGAAACGGATTCCTCGAAAATATACTTAAATAATAAAAAAGTATTGTAAAACATTTTTTGCAAGGTTCATAATTGAAAAAAAATTATCAAATTGCAGGCTGAAAACTTAAATTTTTATAAAAGTATGAAAAAACATAATTTTAATGCCGGACCAGCTATATTGCCACAAATAGCTATCGAAAATACAGCAAAAGCTATTTTAGATTTCAACGGTATAGGAATGTCTATATTAGAGATTTCGCACCGTAGTAAAGATTTTCAAGCAGTAATTGACGAAGCAGTGGCTTTATTCAAAGAAATACTGAATATTCCTGAAGGATAC
This window encodes:
- a CDS encoding 2-phosphosulfolactate phosphatase is translated as MQEKYTIEVCFTPALYHLYDNPENTVVIVDVLRATSSICAAFAAGAKKILPVATVEQAREVKQQGYILAAERDGKVLEFADFGNSPDLFTPERVKDKVIAYSTTNGTQAIQMASKAKQILIGSFTNLSTVIDYLIQHPTPVLFLCSGWKNKFNLEDSLCVGAMANKLLESGKYKTICDSTHAAIDLWKIAEPNLMAYLEKASHRHRLKSIVDDRIIRYCHTIDLVKVLPAFRNGFLENILK